GGGGCCGCACCGGCTCCAACGCCGGGGTCACGCGGCACGTCGCCGTCCTCACCGTGGGCCAGATGCACGGGCTGCAGATCCCCGAGGTCGACGACCCGTGGGTGCAGCACGCCGACCGGCTGCCGTCGGCGGTGGAGTGGTCGGCCCGCATCTACGTGCGCAGGCCCGAGGAGGTCGCGGGCGAGCTGCAACGCCAGATGAACAAGGTGCGCTCCCAGGTCAAGCACTACACCGATGAGCACGACCTGGAGCCCCCGCAGTCGTTGGCCCGGCAGGCGTCTCGGGTGTTGGAGATCGACGACGAGATGACCTCCGGGTTCACGGCGTTGGCCACGCGCGTGCGGTCGTGGTGGCGGCTCGCGGTGTCCGGCCCCACGGAGCGGGACGCGCTGCGGCTCGCGCAGCAGTTGCTCGACCTCTACAAGCCCAAGATCGCGATCGAGCACCCGGAGGCACAGTACGCCCTGGCGCGGGAGTTCATTCCGGGCGAGCCGTTGTCGTCCGGTGCGTACCTGCGGCGGGGCTCCGTGGTGTGGGCCGCGTCGGCCGTGCCCACCGCGACGGCCGAGGTGGGTGACCGGCGCGGCATCCTGCTCGGGGAGACCTGCACGGCCACCCGCAGGCCCGTGGCGTGGGACCCGTGGATGGCGCAGGAGGTCCGGGACGGCTCCGGTCTGACGGCGATGGTGGCCGGTCTCGGGGGCGGCAAGTCGTTCCTCGGCGGCGGCATCGTCTACAAGACGCTGCGGGCGGGGGCCCACTGGACGGTCCTCGACCCGTCCGGTCCGCTGTCGGCGCTGTGCGAGCTCCCGGAGATCCGGCCGTACGCGCGGCCGATCAACCTGCTCAACGCCCAGCCCGGCATCCTCAACCCGTACCGCGTCGTGGCCGAGCCGCAGCTCGAACACTTCATGGACGAGGAGGACCCCGAGCGGGCGTGGCGGCGCGAACGCGCGCTCGCGGGGGCGACCCGACGACGGTTGGTGCTGGACGTGCTCACGGGCGTGCTGCCGTACGAGGTGGCGCGGATGCCGCAGACGCGGATCGTGCTGCTGCGTGCCGTGCGCCGGGTGGGCGGACGCTACGACGCCGACCCCGGTCAGGTGATCGACGCGCTGCGGCGGGATTCGAGCGAGCACTACGAGCACGCCGTCGTGGTGGCCGACTTCCTCGACGAGCTGCGCGAACGCATGTCGCTGCTGATTCCGGAGGCCGACGCCGACCCGTACTCCGACATCCGCGACGACCGGCTCACCGTCCTCACGATGGCCGGGCTGACGCTGCCGAAGGAAGGCGTGGGCAGGGAGCACTGGACCGATGCCGAGGCGCTCGGCGTCGAGATGCTCAACCTCGCGGCGTGGCTCACGCAGCGCTCGGTGTACGAGAAGCCGAAGGAGGAACGCAAGGGCGTCTGGATCGACGAGGCGTTCTTCCTGTCCGAGGTGCCCACCGGCCGGGTGCTCATGAACCGCTTCGCGCGTGACTCGCGGAAGTGGAACGTGCGGGTGCTGCTGTCGTCGCAGATCCCCGCGGACTTTTTGAAGATCCAAGGCTTCGTGGCGTTGCTCGACTCGGTGTTCGTGGGACGGCTC
The window above is part of the Saccharomonospora glauca K62 genome. Proteins encoded here:
- a CDS encoding ATP-binding protein; translated protein: MFGRGSSRKAQYPAATQRPGKGRRGRRLPGEQDIPTYTPSIAARSIDGHLLRTRHEVYAWYRLAPQRWSFRSDSQRRDLIAAIAGQYAELQGRWLHLRVTTRPYPIRMWAEAHVHNAHDRPADVPGALSFDDYLVGEQQQLMGRSMAEKEVYLGVQVQTRRVVDRAVERAAPLLRKILPEAVDAELVALDSEVEHLDQVIGAPGLEGRPVEAEEMSWLMHRSCSLGLPAPRNLPAVPGAAWEPEDLASFTDAADFHCEPYAPTVTVRGRTGSNAGVTRHVAVLTVGQMHGLQIPEVDDPWVQHADRLPSAVEWSARIYVRRPEEVAGELQRQMNKVRSQVKHYTDEHDLEPPQSLARQASRVLEIDDEMTSGFTALATRVRSWWRLAVSGPTERDALRLAQQLLDLYKPKIAIEHPEAQYALAREFIPGEPLSSGAYLRRGSVVWAASAVPTATAEVGDRRGILLGETCTATRRPVAWDPWMAQEVRDGSGLTAMVAGLGGGKSFLGGGIVYKTLRAGAHWTVLDPSGPLSALCELPEIRPYARPINLLNAQPGILNPYRVVAEPQLEHFMDEEDPERAWRRERALAGATRRRLVLDVLTGVLPYEVARMPQTRIVLLRAVRRVGGRYDADPGQVIDALRRDSSEHYEHAVVVADFLDELRERMSLLIPEADADPYSDIRDDRLTVLTMAGLTLPKEGVGREHWTDAEALGVEMLNLAAWLTQRSVYEKPKEERKGVWIDEAFFLSEVPTGRVLMNRFARDSRKWNVRVLLSSQIPADFLKIQGFVALLDSVFVGRLDDEEAQADALRLLKVPVGVGYEQVIAALGRRPGSRSEVERDTEPRQFIFADGAGGVERIRVDFSGPHLDHLRAALDTTPGATASSVRRPQPSGEADKGEDEQREEAPRVPEPPEPELDEEFERAAELEVGLTEEDVLAGAAEADEASESGAGEARSEDKEHAGAGKGGTGRDAA